The following nucleotide sequence is from Juglans microcarpa x Juglans regia isolate MS1-56 chromosome 6D, Jm3101_v1.0, whole genome shotgun sequence.
GAAGCTGAGCAGGGGCGGCGACAAAACAGAGCTCCACCGGTCTTGTCTTTGCTGTCGGTTAAATCAACTCGCGGGGAGGGGCGGCGCTGGGCAGATGGATCGTCGTGGGGTGGCGCTGAACAGATGGACGGTGTTGCGGGGTGGTGCTAGACAGATGACGGGCGACGCGGGGTGGCGCTGGGCAAGGTTGGACGGGGGTTTCGAGCACTGGGCCACCAGATTTGCTCCGTTTATAAAAATCACGGGGAGTGGCGGTGCTGGGTAGAGGGACGCCGTCGCGGGTGGAGCTGGCCAAAGGGAGGTGATGCGACGAGCTGGCGAGGGAGATGGGGGTTTCGCGCCATGAGAAATTCGAATGGCTTAgacggaaagaaaagaaaataagagagagagggaaaaaaaaaattcgacagattaatattattaaaaattaaaaattaaaaaaaaaaaaaaaaaccacacgTCAAGTGTGGGGTGTGGGATCAGCACAGTTGCTGATCGACTTCCAATATATTGATGCCACATAGGCTTTTCATTTAAACTACAATAGATCCGCACTCCGGgaaaccccaccccccccccccccccccccccccccccccccccccccccccccccccccccccccccagatCTCTTTGTCCCCCTGCAGCTCCCAACAAAGCAGTAGGGCCCAAACCGAACTTGGAGGCAAAGTTGCACAGCGTAAAGTTTGCCTTCATCTGCTATCTCTGTGAATGTAATGAAAAAATCATGACCGCTCAAACAAGAAGGCTACGAGGAAGAAGATAGTGAAGAAACACAGGAAGACCGTGACAATGTTGAGGATGGTTGGAGACATGCGGAAAACAACGAGAATGAACTAATTGCAAAGGAGAGAACTGATGAATGCATTTATTACTTTTCAATCACCTTCTATGAATTAAATAGCCATGGCAAGATTCTACCTTGATCACTAAgcttttttatacataatatttcttttctgttttttatttttatttttctgggtTTTTTTATATTAGAAGTGGGAAATTCTGGGTTTTTCTGGGTTTATATTAGATTTCTGGGTTTTTCTGGCATTCAAATTTCACATCGCATGGTGTGATGATTATAAGCTTCGGGTAGAGTTGCTGATGTGGCAGATTTTCATTGAGGGCTGTTAAAGCCGAAGTAGCAGACCGACCGCTCCAAAGTGGTTTTGGCAAAGAATATGTGGCTGGCCATTAAAAGGGCTCAGTGGGCCTCGGATCATTCCCCCCCAATAGCGCGCTGAAACAAAATCATCCCCGTAGGGTTTTTTAGTGACTCGAGGGAGTGTGATTCGTGAGAAAGCTTTTTTGATAAAGAAATATACTTTAGTTACTAATAGCCTAGAAGGGCCGGAAAATATGCAAATTGCCAAGACGCATAAATGGACTTCTGGATTTTCATTCAGTTTGATAGGCAAGTTGCCATGGAGGAGTCCAAATAATACTACATTATCAAAGATTAGCTATCAGTTTGATAGCTAAGTTGTCAACGCTACTGTTAGAACTTCAACTATCGAAAAAAGCTTTTCATTTTTAGGGGTTCTGATCCAAGGTTGCAGCAGCAGACTTGTTGTAGTCCTCCAATTCCTTTTTGTAGGCTTCCATTGCCTCAGCAGCTTTGTCATTCCAAGTTTTTCTCTCTACTTCATTCAATTCCTGTAACCACGCAGCAAGAGATTATTGAAGAAGAATACGTTACTCTCTCATACGTTCCTAACAAAAAGTTaatctaaaaaacaaataaaataccTTCCATTTCACAGAAATAAGAGCATTGAGGGTAGAGTTATTAATCCCAGGTCGCTCTTCCAATAGATTCTTCCTTGCATCTTTGCTGCATCAACAAAAAGCATGACACTTcacaaataaatcttttttcttgATTGCCACACTGAATTTAGCGCGCATTTAAGATTGTAAACACCTTACCTGAATAGAAGGTAAGAGGATGCGGGCCTTTTAGGCTTGTTAGGGTCAGACTTCTTGTCCTCCTtctgctgctgcttcttcttctgctgAATTTCTTTCGTTTTCTGCACATTGGAGAACAATATTAGCAGCAGTAAAAAGATATGTCTtcacaaggaaaaagaaaaaaaaaatatattttatgattgatTGTTTGTTAACGTGCCTTGATTATATTCTCagttttctccttcttcttcagaAGCTGAAAGGCCTCATGCTTCTGAAGTTTCATatgctcttcctcttcctttctgAGATTGGCAGCTTCTTCATCTTTCTTCTGCTTGTAAGCTTCCATTTCTTGCAAAtacttttccttattcttcTTTGCCATCTGCAAGTTTCAAACAGAGAGAACAGTGAGACTCGAACTAAACAGGAATTTACGCCCGGGCAGAAaagttttctttgaaaatgagtTAACCTCTTCATAAGGTCCTTTCTGTTCTTCTGTCATGTTTTTCCACTCTTCACCAGTGATCCTTGCAACCTATTATTACGAAGcccaaattcatcaaattaGGGGTGAGCAGATGGGCTACCAACtaaaacaattttgaaaatgagaattgTGATTATAAATCAAATACCTCTAAAACATTCTTCTTCTCCGCAAGCAGTGCAGCTCGCCTATCGTTTGTGAACAAGAAGAATGATGACATTGGATGCTTGGGTTTCAATGGATCCTTATCCTTCCTGTGAACAAAAATCAGAATTGTTAGTAACGCCGTGATGAGAGAGTAAAGACGATTTGAAGAAATAGATAATGGGATTTACTTCTTCTTGGTTTCTTTTGCTGCTGCTTGTTTGAAATGGAGATACTGTTCAAGCAATTCCATAGCAGTCTTCTGTTTGTGCTCCTCCTCCAAGAGCTTCATAGCTTCACTCTCGCGCTTCTCCTTCGCAGTCACCTGCAAATAGACTTCCTTTTCAGCCTGATACTTCTCCTCGTAAGGCTTCTTCTCTTCTGCAGTGATATTCTTCCATTTCGCTCCCAAAATGTTTGAAATTTCTTTGAATTCAGCCTCTGGATTTTCTTTCTTAGCCTAATAAAAAAATCCCACTAAAACAGTCACCTATATGTACATAGATCCAAACATCTTGTTCAATTCACAAAACCCATTTCTCTGTTTTTACCTCATTCCAGTTGTCTTTGCACCATAGGATGTACGGTGGAGAAGGCTTTTTCTTTTCAGGGCACCCCTTCTTCTTGTTCTCTTTCTTGTCTTGCTCCTTGTCTCCCAGAGATTGACCAATAATAGGGAAAGTCTgaacaaagaataaatgaaagaaatgatagagaCTTCAGATCCCAtgccaacttaaaaaaaaaaaaaaaaaaaaaaaaggagaggagCTTTCCTATACTTTCAAagtcttttctttaattttctttatttctgaGCAACCAAACTGAAAATCATATTGCCCGATTTAGAAAAGACGGTAGTTTCGAACTTGTAGATcgagaataatttaaaatcaaaccaaatgattaattataaaatttctcttcattttgtgATCAAACAAACGAGGAGAAAGAGAACAAGAAGGTCAAGAAAACGTACCACCGTGGGTTTAAACTCCTTCAACTTCTGCAACTTCTTCAACTCCATCTGAAGGTTCTCGTGCTGTCGGTCTCTGTTCTCAAGCTCTTCCTCCTTATGCTTCAACATCTCATCCTTGGCCTTCAAGAGCTCCTCGGCCTTGTCCTTCTCGAGTGTCAACTGCTGCAGCTTCTCTTGCATTTCCAGCAAGTCATTCTCAAAAGATTGCGGTTGCTTCTTTGACTGTTTCTTGGAGGCCGCTTTGCCCTTCTTGGGCGAGGACCGTGGCTGCGAGAGGCTCTCGTGGTTCTCCTTTTCTGGGTTATCGGCCGGCGGAACGGGGATCGGTGAGGGCTCGGAGACCTTCCCGGACAGGATGTTGGCCTCTTTCGCTGATGAGTTTTTCTCCTTGAGTGCCTTTCTGTTGTTTCTAGTCTTTTTTGTAGGGACTGGGCCAATGGTCATCTCGGCAACGGTCTGAGCCATGGTGGAAGAGAGAAACAGGGAATACTAAAAGAGAACAAGTGGTTTGGGTTAGTGCGATTTACATTGTGAAGGAAGGGTTTCTTATAGTGAAGGAATGCAACGgtaagatttttcaaatttcaaatggaTTTTGATGATTGGAGAGCTGTTTGGGATCCGAGTTACATGTATTAAGCTAAATTTGACCGTTGGTAGCCTTAGAGCGGTAATTCTTACTGCCAAATAAAGAGGGCGATTTgaggttttaaaatttaaaaggcTTCCATACCAAATATGTCTATGTCTATAACCTGTATTATAGAAGAAAATGCTACTCAGTCGTCAGATGTATTGCTCGGCGTGTTTTTTCgtgtattaaatttttttttttcttttcaatattttttaaacttctttaaacatataaaatatacgAACGATCAAAATAAGAGAGCAAAACTATAACAGTTTTCTATTATATATGATGGACTTGGAAAGGTATAAGACCTTACAACTTCAAGCTGTAAGATCGTGATTCGTGGGGGCATTGAAAGGACTGTTCCATAAAATATGTTGGCACTTTCAATTGTTATTGATTTGTTGatgattaaaatagaaaataaccaaattacgGCTTAATTTGCCTAAAATTGAATTTCTAACAAGTTATTTTACAATCATGATTTGTAATGTAAGCTCAAAATTTGTGCGTAAcactactttttattttatgagatgttgggaaaaatattacataaaataaatgattgatcacaaattaataatttattgccAATACCAATTTGTACCACACTACCAAATCCCATTAAAGGGGTTGGAGTTGTAGTCATCCACCCGGTGCTTGGGTTTaagattgattttaattttatgcatcagttactatttattttcataccacatctataatttttttcttttttttcataaggtgtgggaGTATTTTTCACAAAGTATGAGATGTAGCATAATAAATAATGGTTGATGAGAAAAAGTTTTCAATTTTACATATGACGCGCGCAAATTGAGATGTATCACAGATTACTTATGAATCTGCGACATGCCGAGAACAGAAAAAATGTAAAGTCAGCTATGTTTAACAGTATAGATTACAAGCCTTGTCTTCCTTTTACCTAAAATATGCACAAGAAGAAATGAAATCAactgtttatttttgtattctaAATCATTTCACTCTATGCTAAATCACCGGTGGTTCTAAAAAacttagataaatttaattatttaatttaatcaaAACACTGAACAGATTACCCAAAGGAAAGATGAGCTGAAGGGCATCCTGAAACCAAATGGATCTGAAAAGTGAAGTATAACATACGTGGTGTGGGAATGTACCATTTGTCTACAAGTCTGGAAAGAAGAATGCCGCATCCAATATTTTCTCATAGCCTGAAATGGTTGAATATGGATTTCATGCATCAAAACTATGTATGAATTCTTAACCATTTACAACCATCTCCATTATCACGTCATTCCAAGAGTCTATTGGCCCAGGTAAGCACCAATGCAAACAGTCGGTCTGAACTTTTGCGTTTTCGTCGCCTGCATATGGATAGAACTCTCTGTACGCACCTGGATGCCCATCAGGCCGCAATAATGAAAGCAAGGTGAGGTCAAGAAGTTTAAGGCTCACGCCATTTCTGGAAGCTTCGGGTGCTGCCTTCTCAAACTCCTCGAGTTCTATGTTGCGCAAAACCCTGTTCAAGTCCTTCAATTCAATCTCACCTTCTTTGACTGGTGCTGTTTTGGGGCAAATCCCTCCACTAGACCACTCTCCATTCTCGAAGTGATCTGGTGTGGAAGTCCTAAAGAATATCAGGCCCTTGTGATTGGATGTTACAATGAAGTTTAATACATGTTGGAGGGCTTTGcgataagaaaaaacaaatcccAACTCTGTCAAATTCCTTTTAGGACAGTAATGGCAACCCACAACAGTGTTGTTCTCGTGAAAGATTGCAGATTTGAGAAACCATTTGCcgcttgaaaatattatgtaatCCAAGTTCTGGTATATGTCCGTCCATTTCTTGTCCAGTTTGTCAAGATAAAGCTCAACTTCAGATGTTGAAACACCATTGAAATCCTCAAAAATAGCAGATTCTACAAAGAAAGGGGACCAAATAAATGAGATGGTGAAATTGTACGAGGGAAAGTGCCATCTTCTGGACCTATATTGTTCATCATGGTAAACTTCAACAGCTTCTTCCACCTGAGAGCAGTATAGGTCAACTGAATAGGCCAGACATCAGAAAATGAATGCTAGTCTCTAAGTAAAGATGCAAATGGTAATTCAAGATCATCAACACCCGAAATAGTgacaaaactaaattaaaagTCACAATAATCAAATTCCCAAGAAAGCATTTGAAATCAAAATAACACAATCCATAGCCTACAAGACATATTAAAATCATGAGAAAGTGTCAGTGAGAATGGTCCCTTGACTAAGGAAAAGCAACTGGCCCAAGTATGGGCCAAGATGAAGTCATATAGGTCAAGTACTTGACAAGGTTAATAGTAATTGGGCCTTCATAAATCCAATGTTGAACTACAGCGTATAAATACCATTCACTCATTCAgggaaaaaatcatttatataatgCATACTAACAATGAGCAATACAAAGTCAGATAAAAAATGCAGTTGTGGATAAAAGCAGGGTTATGTTTtctttataggtaaaataaataaataaaaaagcaggGGTATgttcaaaatctattttatctAGCTACCACAACCGTACACTATAATTGTATaggatatatacatacatacatatatatatatataatagcttaTAGGAATTAAATTCCATATATAACCAACACAAGCACCCTTGTAGAGAAATGCTGGGAAACAACTTTTAACACTTCGCACAGGCTacttaattagaatattagAGTTCGTTGACAACCATCTCCATATCAGGACCCCAATTCTCTGACATTTACATCCATATGAGTACAAGAATGTCTTGTGTGAATGCCTTTGGGGTATATAAAGCTGCTAATAAAAaccgatcaaaaaaataaatagcatGAAGAAGAATTGCAAAAACAATCAACATATAAAACCTCTAAATGAGTAGAAGTTACAGAGATAACTGTAGTGCGGAAGCCAGATCTTTTAAGTGACTTGGCGACTGGAAGTAGTAAACACCATTTAAGGATACGCACTATAGGGATAAAGAAAGTGCTCCACAGTGGATTGATTTGTTCCTACtactcaaaaataataaattataatcgtGTCAGGAAAAAACAGATAAACCACGCAAGTCACATAGGTAGTTTAAAAAGCAAAATAGCAAGGCCAGGACCAACAAAGCTTCTTGCTCAATAATCCAAATCCAACACTCGAATATGCTATAACAATCTAAACAAGTACCGTTGAGAGCATGCAGAGCAATGACTGCACATGGTTGCGAGATATTGAATCACCAATTAGTCCCCATGTTTTGTGCCTCATCATCTCAAGAAATCTTTCTGGATCAAAAGACGGTAACTCGCAATCTCTTGGGTTCCACCTCCAGTGTAGGTACCCTGTATCCGGCCGCCCATTATTCATACAATTTTGATGACTTTCAATTGACTGGCAGCTCCGATTAGTGTAAAGAGGACCTGATGGATTTGCTATCCAATCCCCAGTAAAAAGATCACACTTTTCTGCAAGTTTTTTTGTAACCAACGTTTACTTCAAAATACAAACTGCACATATACAAAATGATAAGGAAACCAACAATATAAGAGAATCAACTTTATGAGTAGTTTGTGTAATCCGGGTGGGTTTCAACCGAGCGCAACTTCTGATGTCCATTGTAATAGGGTCATTGATTTGTACAAGTTAGTTTCTGCAATTTCTTAAGCTGTTAATTTCAATTCCATCGTCATCTTCATTGCATTGCCAAATCCAATTAACCATTGCGTTGATAAAGTCCTCTTGATGTAGGCATTACTGACTCCCCTCGGATTCACTAGAATCGAGACTCAGAAAAACGATAAATCAACGGTactaaaacaaacaaactatTAACAAAACCCCTAAAAATGTCAATCTCAACTATCCACACTTGTCAAGAATTGTAACTTACCCTTCATTTGACCCTCTAGTGCATCCAATCCTAAGAAATAAggtaaaataacaaaacaaaaaaaaaacaacaacaacaaccaaGTGTAGCAGAATTCAATTACCTTTCCGAGGAACCTGATCTTCATGTTCTTGAACTTGCACAGATTGAGGTGGCTCTGAAAGCACGGTTTTCTCCGGGAAAGGGCTTTTTTCTTCCAAGACTGACGAAATCCCCGTGGAACGAAAGAACACTAGACGAAAAGAAAGACCCATCAACAGAATGGCAATCATCAACTTCAGGAGCATACGGTTCTGAACGTTTCGGAACCACTGCTTCCAATTTAGCTTCATTTTCTATCCCAACACCACTTGCTTTGCTCTGAGCTCTTGAACTCGGAGCAAAAGTGAGAAGCTTTGAAATATTGATTCGATGCGTGTTTCTGGAGCATTAACTTAACTATATGGGCTTTCGAGCTATACTCCAGACTCTGAAACTAGCGTGATAACAGATCAAAGTGGCCGACATTGAAGTATGTCATTAGATGCTCATCGCATGATAAGCCATGGGAGACTGCAAATTGATAATAAGATAGATAATTTGAAGAcataaattgaaatattttataatttaagctgtaaaacaaaagaatatacAATTACGAGGTTCGTTCCCCTTTCCTATTTTTTGTCGGGACattttgcttatatatatactttacttataaaaagtaaaaccatTTTAGACTTTGAATGATTCTTCAGTTTTCTTATTAATGGGCAGACTGCTTCTTCAGTTGGTGAGCAAATAATGTTCCAAGTCTGGGCCTTAGGTTTGCTCATGTTGACGTTTGGTTTTAGTTGGGTGAGGTTTCTTGATACACCAATTGAATTAATAGTCAACTATAAAATAAACCTATGTGccatccattttttttccttttctttattaaGAATTCTATTTCCAAAATTGTTCATTGACCCATCaaataactaatattacaaGTACAAGTGAGGTGGTCTTACAATATcggaacattttttttaaaaaaagtatatattctCTCCATTTATTACAACACCTCATCGAATCCCATGATTCTCGCCAAATCCCACCAGTTTTGCTCTTAGATAGTtatcaaatatttgttttaattgtatagtCGTTTATGATCTTATTTCCATGTATATCATTCTTCTTGTACagttatatatttacaaattatatcaatGAGAAGATAGTAAGTATCATTCAGTAAAATTGtttctaacatggtatcaggCCTATCTCAATCATGAGCCCCCTTCCCTGTTGACCCCCATGTCTTCTTCCTCTGAAATTTTCTCCTCATGCCTTCTTCACTCCTCTAATTCTCCCAGCCTTGTCCTCATCTCAGGTCATCTCACCGGCGATAATTTCTTCAAATGGCAACGCGCCCTTCGTCGAACCCTCAATACCAAGAACAAACTATGCTTTATTGATGGCACACTCCAagccccccccctccccccaaagaAAAAACTTCCCCTGATTATGCCCAATGGAGACGCACCAAGGACATGGTCCTCACTTGGATCATCAACACCATTACCCCTTCTCTTGCCAATTCCCTTAACTACCACAATGACCCCCATGTTGTTTGGCTCGACCTTGAGTCCCTTCTTGCCACGGCAACAACGCCCGCCTATTTCATCTCAAAAGAGAAATATCCAACCTTCACCAAAATCACCTCTCCATACCCAATTATTACAATAGCAACTATGGGATGAATTAGGCAAcctccaacccccccccccccccccccaccgaTGCCACTACTTTAGAGAAAAGAGTAGAGGACGAACGGGTGTTCCAATTTCTCTTGGGACTCAAAGATTCGTTCACTGCCCTTTAGTCCCAAATTCTTGCCATCGATCCTCTCCCATCTCTAAACAGaatcttctccatcttctttcaAGAGGAACAACAACAGCTCCTCCAAGCTTCCCGCATTCCATCGAAAATCATAGCTCTTGTTGCTCGGCATTCCACCCATTAACGGCCACCTCTCAAATGCACCGAATGCGACAAAGATGGACACCTGCGCAATCGTTGCTAGCTCATCATCGGCTACCCACTTGGGGAGTGAACCTCACAACCACCGTAAGCCTTCTTTGCTTGGGAAACCACCTTCTGCCATAGTGCATCTTTTTTACTCCTCTTCGAGTCCCATCCCATGGCTCTCTCTGGCAGACTATCAACAACTCAGAATCCTCTTGCAAACCCCTTCTCCGATGGCAAACTTTGTTGGTAACTCCTTCTCAACCCCCTCTATTTGTTTTCCCCACACTAATTGGATAATCAACAGTGGCGTTAGTGATCATATGAGCCACTGCCGATCATCTTTCTTGAGTCTTCAACAGCCTCCTTTGAGCCGTGAGATTCGGCTACCCACGAGAGAAATGATTCCCATTAAAGGTGTTGGCACCATTCGGTTATCAGAAACCCTTACTCTCTCCAATGTCCTTTTTGTCCCTCTTTTTCATTATAATCTCCTCTCTTTCCCTCAACTCACTAGTAATTTACCTTGTGTTGCCCTCTTCTCATcttctacatatttttttcaagactTCAGTCGAAGAGGCTAAATGGAGCGTGTGAAGCTTGCAATGGACTCTACATCTTTCGGCCGCACAAACTCACTGCCTTCTCCACTCACCATCTTGTCAATAAGACCCTATGGCATCAACATCTAGGTCATTCTTCCAGTTTTGTTAttcctcatattttttatagtttatgTACTCTTTCtcattgtgatgtttgtgcTCGTTCTAAACATATTCGCTTACCTTTTTCAACTCATGCTAATAAAAGTACGATTCCTTTTAATCGACTttattgtgatatttggggtggATATTCTACTGCTTCTATTTGTGGCTCACATTATTTCTTgactattgttgatgatttttctcgcACTACTTGGATTTATTTAATGCATTTCTTTGCCCTTGTTAAAAACCAATTTAATTTCACCGTTAAAATTATCCGCACGACAATGGCCAAGAATTTCTCTCTTAAAACCTCCAAACCTATTTTCATGATCATAACATCATTCATGAACGTACTTGTGTTGaaactcatcaacaaaatggtgttgcggAACATAAACACAGGCAGCTACTGAACGTTGCTCGTAGTCTTTGTTTTCAGGCACATTTACCCCTAAAATTTTGGGGCGAATGTGTCCTTACTGTTACTCACCTCATTAATAGAACCCCTAGTCGCTCCCTTCAAAATCAAACTCATTTTCAACACTTCACCCACCTACACTCATATTCAAGTGTTTGGTTGTCTTTGTTATGCCCAAACTCTTACTGCTCATCGTGATAAATTTTCACCCTGTGCATCTCGTTGTGTATTCCTCGGTTACCCGAGCAACTGTAAAACTTATAAGTTATATGATCTTGACACACACGACATTTTCTACTCCCGTGATGTTACATTTTATGAAAtcaatttcctttccaaacttTTGTGCCTCCACATACACCTACTTCCCTCATTCTCCCTTTACCCATTCCAGAAAAGCCTACTTATTCacccacttcatcctcgaccacACCTCCCAATCCTAGACCCCCCACTTCTCGCCCCCACCGCACTATCACTCGACCAGCCTATCTTCTTGATTATGCTTGTCCCACCATACCCACGGAGTCCACTGCTACTTCAACCGCTGCACAGTCATCAGGTACTTCTCACCCCTTATCTACATTTCTCTCATACTCTCATTTTTCTCCTGCTCATTATTCATTCTTAACTGCCTTTACTACCACTGTTGATCCTACCTGTTACTCAGAAATTAATCGCCACTATCACTGGCGTGAAGCTATGGCCACTAAACTTCGTGCTTTTGAAGAAAACTCTACTTCGACACTTGAAACTCTCCCACCTAGTAAGAAACCCATtagttgcaaatgggtttttaagACCAAACTACGAGCAGATGGTACAGTTGAGTACCACAAGGCTCAGCTCGTGGTGAAATGCTACACTCAAGTCGAAGGCATTGACTATCATGAAACTTTTGCTCCAATTGCCAAAATGACCACAGTCCGTTGTGTTCTCG
It contains:
- the LOC121234802 gene encoding protein trichome birefringence-like 23 — its product is MKLNWKQWFRNVQNRMLLKLMIAILLMGLSFRLVFFRSTGISSVLEEKSPFPEKTVLSEPPQSVQVQEHEDQVPRKEKCDLFTGDWIANPSGPLYTNRSCQSIESHQNCMNNGRPDTGYLHWRWNPRDCELPSFDPERFLEMMRHKTWGLIGDSISRNHVQSLLCMLSTVEEAVEVYHDEQYRSRRWHFPSYNFTISFIWSPFFVESAIFEDFNGVSTSEVELYLDKLDKKWTDIYQNLDYIIFSSGKWFLKSAIFHENNTVVGCHYCPKRNLTELGFVFSYRKALQHVLNFIVTSNHKGLIFFRTSTPDHFENGEWSSGGICPKTAPVKEGEIELKDLNRVLRNIELEEFEKAAPEASRNGVSLKLLDLTLLSLLRPDGHPGAYREFYPYAGDENAKVQTDCLHWCLPGPIDSWNDVIMEMVVNG
- the LOC121234801 gene encoding high mobility group B protein 6-like; this translates as MAQTVAEMTIGPVPTKKTRNNRKALKEKNSSAKEANILSGKVSEPSPIPVPPADNPEKENHESLSQPRSSPKKGKAASKKQSKKQPQSFENDLLEMQEKLQQLTLEKDKAEELLKAKDEMLKHKEEELENRDRQHENLQMELKKLQKLKEFKPTVTFPIIGQSLGDKEQDKKENKKKGCPEKKKPSPPYILWCKDNWNEAKKENPEAEFKEISNILGAKWKNITAEEKKPYEEKYQAEKEVYLQVTAKEKRESEAMKLLEEEHKQKTAMELLEQYLHFKQAAAKETKKKKDKDPLKPKHPMSSFFLFTNDRRAALLAEKKNVLEVARITGEEWKNMTEEQKGPYEEMAKKNKEKYLQEMEAYKQKKDEEAANLRKEEEEHMKLQKHEAFQLLKKKEKTENIIKKTKEIQQKKKQQQKEDKKSDPNKPKRPASSYLLFSKDARKNLLEERPGINNSTLNALISVKWKELNEVERKTWNDKAAEAMEAYKKELEDYNKSAAATLDQNP